From one Lolium rigidum isolate FL_2022 chromosome 4, APGP_CSIRO_Lrig_0.1, whole genome shotgun sequence genomic stretch:
- the LOC124650066 gene encoding 22.3 kDa class VI heat shock protein-like, with the protein MPPRRAIDVRKVDSGAAPKWRMSLLESTFTPFLQSPGAGADAAAKAVFAEGSLFSPYLFGKFFDPADAFPLWEFESEVLLAALRRGCRTTVDWAETDCEYYLRADIPGGRKCDVEVSGDGARVVDVSGLWRAPPADGRDWRAGKWWEHGFVRRVELPEDADGARVEAYFDDGDGSLEIRVPKRKGDQAAAA; encoded by the exons ATGCCGCCGCGGCGGGCGATCGATGTCCGGAAGGTCGACAGCGGCGCCGCTCCCAAGTGGCGCATGTCGCTGCTGGAGAGCACCTTCACTCCGTTTCTGCAGTctcccggcgccggcgccgacgctGCAGCCAAGGCCGTGTTCGCGGAGGGGTCCCTGTTCAGCCCCTACCTGTTCGGCAAGTTCTTCGACCCGGCCGACGCCTTCCCGCTGTGGGAGTTCGAGTCGGAGGTGCTCCTCGCCGCGCTCCGCCGGGGCTGCAGAACCaccgtcgactgggccgagacggACTGCGAGTATTACCTCAGAGCTGATATACCAG GTGGAAGGAAGTGCGACGTGGAGGTGAGCGGCGACGGCGCGCGGGTGGTGGACGTGAGCGGGCTgtggcgcgcgccgccggccgacgGCCGGGACTGGCGCGCCGGCAAGTGGtgggagcacggcttcgtgcgGCGCGTGGAGCTGCCGGAGGACGCGGACGGCGCCAGGGTGGAGGCCTACTTCGACGACGGTGACGGGTCGCTCGAGATCAGGGTCCCCAAGAGGAAGGGCGACCAAGCCGCCGCCGCCTGA